Genomic DNA from Bacteroidota bacterium:
GTAGTTACACATAAAGAAGCGTCTGTAACTGTTAAAGTATAATTGCCTGCGCACAAATTGGTAATGTTTGCTGATGTTGAAGAAAATCCGGAAGGACCAGACCAACTTATAACGTACGGCGGCACTCCTCCACTTGGATTTGCATTCGCAGAACCATTACAGGTTCCATTACAAGTAGCATTAGTAAATGTGGGATTTGCTGTGAGTGTTGGAGGAGCAGTGATTGAAAACGTTCTTGTTATAGTACATCCTTTCGAATCTGCAATGGAAACAGTATAATTAGCAGGAGCGGGTGTTAAAGAACCGCACAAACCGGTTGCTAATGTTGTTCCTTGTCCGCCACCCGGTGCCGGCGACCATGTATATGTATAACCCGGAGAACCACCGCTTGCAGTTATGGATGCGCTTGCATTACATAATCCACCACAAGTCACATTTGTTTGTGATTGTGTTGCTGTAACTGATGTTGCAGGTTGAGAAATAGAAAAAGTAGTACTGACACTACATGTATTAACGTCGCGAATAATAACGGTATTATTACCTACACATAGGCCATTTAATCCGGCCGTATTACCAGAAGGAATGGAAACGGTTGTTCCTGAAGGAAGCCAAGTTGCAGTATATGTACCAAGATTACCACCGGTTGGAGAAACGGAAGCTGAACCCGTACATTGACCAAAACATGAAATACTTTGTGTAACTAAATTAGGTAAAATAGGATTTGGTTGCGTCATTGTTACAGTTTCACTATAAGCACAACCCTTACTATCTGTAATATTTAAAGTATAGTTACCAGCACATAGATTAGTTAAGTTGGCGCCAATGGCCGTTGTAAATGTTTGTCCGCCCGGCGTAACAGTACCTGAATAATTTGGAGTACCACCTGAAATAAATCCATTGATAGAACCGTTACATGCAGCATTACAACTTGGTTGTGTTACTGATAATGGCGTAAAATCCAAATCAGCCATTACCATCGCTACCTGAAAAAAACCAACCACACCAAGAGTTGCATCCGTTACTGCAATCTGATATAAGGAACCGCATTTACAAAGATTGCTTAAAGAAAAAGTTGTTGGAGCATTAATGGAAGTTGCAGTTGGTGCGGCCGTACAAGCCGCCGGCCATCCTGGATAAGAAATAAAATACGGATTAGAAAGACAACCAGCATCAAAAGTAAAAGAGATTACACCATTACAAATATTAGGACAAGTAGGAAGCGTAACCGCAGTAGTAATGCCGCAGGCTAAAATCTGCTCTCCTGATTTTACTTTAGATACATCATTAAATACAGGAGGAACTTTATATAATAATGGATTTGATTTTTTCGCCAATAAAAAATAATCTTTAGCGTTCACAGTAGCTAAATTCGAAATACTGATTTTATTTATAATCGTAGTTCCCGAATTAATAAATGAAACATTCGAATTATCGGTGGCAATAAAATCATAACATTTTAAATACCCGTTTAATAACTCAAATTTTCCGCCATTCACATAAATGTTCTTTTTGGTTTGTAATTGAGATATTTCCCAACTACCATTTTCAAAAACAATATCATTGTTAAGTTCTCCAAAGGCCGAGTAAATTGTGTTCTTCTGACTTGAATTACTCTTAAAAACTAATTTGGTTTGAGCATCGAAACGTGTAGCGTTACTTAATTTAAAATTTCCTGCAATCGCAAGTTCAGTACTTGCATCACCGACAACATAAATCTTTGTTTTATTATTAAAGTAAATCGAACGCACTTCATTCTTACCCACCAATTCAATAACATTGTCTGCTGAGTAATTATCGAAAACTACATCTGAATTAATATCCGGCGCTTTAAAAACCGGATTACCTCCACTTGTTAATGACCAATGTTTCGGATCATTCCATTTACCGGAACCACCCACCCAATAATACGTTTGAGCATAAGAAGTTGTTAAGAAGAAAAATAATAGAAGTGAGTATAAATGTCTTTTCACGCGAAGTGTCATAAACTTTGAAAGTTGTACGAATTTAAGTGTTAAAAGTTACTAAAAATTAATGCAATAAACAGGTAATTAACAATTTGCTTGTTGGAAATCTATTTATTACTTAGCGAACGGAATTATACAATTAGTTAAACCTTTCAATTACGCAATGGAAAACAACCCCTGGATTACAAAAAAATCTGAAGATGTTTACGAATCTCCTTGGATTAAAGTCGTGAAACACGATGTTTTAAACCCAGCCGGAAAACCGGCTACTTATAGCGTTGTTAATTTTAAAAACCTCGCCATTGGAATTTTACCCATTGATAATGAAGGCTTTACATGGCTCGTTGGACAATGGCGCTATCCATTGGAAGAGTACTGCTGGGAAATTCCGGAAGGCGGAGGACCTCTTGGAATTGATCCTTTAAATTCTGCCAAACGCGAATTAAAAGAAGAGACCGGGATTGTTGCCAAAGACTTCCAAGAAATTATGCGTTTGCATTTAAGCAACTCGGCCACTAATGAATTAGCCATTGTTTATTTAGCTAAAAATTTAGATTTTGAATCGGCCGAACCTGAAGAGAGCGAGGTTCTTCAAGTAAAACGAATTCATCTGAATGAAGCCTACGATTGGGTAATGACAGGGAAAATTACGGATGCCATCTCTGTTGCTGCTATATTAAAAACAAAAATTATGATGGAGCAAGGCCTCATTTGATGTCCGATATTATTCTTACCTTTAGCTTCCCTTTTTATGAAAAAGCTAGTTGAAAATTTTCCAAACCAATTACGTGAAGCATTTGATATTGCGAATGGAGCAAAATTATCTCCTAAAAACAATATTCAAAATGTTATCATTACCGGGCTTGGCGGCTCAGGCATTGGAGGTACTATTATCAGCGAACTTGTTTCAGATAATTGTCCTGTACCTGTTACCATTAACAAAGATTATTTTTTACCGGCATTTACCGGCCCTAATACTTTAGTGATTATTTCTTCCTACTCCGGAAATACGGAAGAAACACTACAAGCCATGGAACAAGCCATTGCAAAAAAAGCACAAGTGGTTTGTGTTACCAGCGGCGGTAAAGTGGCTGAATTAGCTTCAAAAAATAATTTTGATGTGATTACAATTCCCGGAGGAAATCCACCACGTTCTTGTATTGGTTATTCTTTAGTTCAACTAATAAAAATATTTACCTTCTATAAGCTCGCGCCGGAATCATTACTAAATGAAGTTAAAGGCTGCGTTACATTATTAGAAAAAGAAAAAACTCATATCACTCAGGAAGCCCTTCATATTGCGAAAGAATTAAATAACAAATTACCGATTATTTATTCTTTAGGAGGAAGTGAAGGTGTGTGTGTTCGATTCAGACAACAAATTAATGAAAACAGTAAAATGCTTTGCTGGCATCATGTATTTCCTGAAATGAATCACAATGAATTGGTAGGCTGGACTTCAAAAAATGATGCTTTAAAAGTTATTACTTTCCACACTTCGTTTGATTATGCCCGCACTAAAAAACGTTATGAAGTGTGCAAACCCGTTTTTGAAAAATATTCTTCAGGCGTAATTGATGTAATGGCAAAAGGCCAAAATAAGTTAGAACAATTTATTTATCTCATTAATATCGGAGATTGGATTAGTGTTTACATCGCGGAAATTAAAAATATCGATGCGGTTGAAGTAAACATTATCAATCATCTTAAAAACGAACTCTCAAAATTTTAAATGTCCAAAAACAAAGAGGTTATATTCAGCGACCTTGGTTTAATGGATTACAAAGCCTGTTGGGATTACCAGGAGAGTTTGTTTAATACTACGATTGAACAAAAAATCTACAATCGTAACAATAACACCTCAATTCCAACTAAAAATTATTTATTATTTGTTGAGCACCCACATGTTTATACCTTAGGTAAAAGCGGCGATGCCGCCCACCTATTAATTAACGACGAGGCTCTTAAACAAAAGCAAGCAACTTATTATAAAATTAACCGCGGTGGAGATATAACGTACCACGGACCCGGGCAATTAGTTGGTTATCCTATTCTGGATCTCGATAATTTCTTCACCGACATTCATCAATATCTGCGCTTATTGGAAGAAACTATTATATTAACAATTGCAGAATATGGCGTTAAAGGTGAAAGAAGCAAAGGTGAAACAGGTGTTTGGATTGATGTGAACGATCCTCTAAAAGCCCGTAAAATTTGTGCGTTTGGTGTAAGATGCAGCCGTTGGGTAACCATGCACGGATGGGGTTTCAATGTAAATGCAAATCTTGATTATTTTAAT
This window encodes:
- a CDS encoding NUDIX hydrolase, producing MENNPWITKKSEDVYESPWIKVVKHDVLNPAGKPATYSVVNFKNLAIGILPIDNEGFTWLVGQWRYPLEEYCWEIPEGGGPLGIDPLNSAKRELKEETGIVAKDFQEIMRLHLSNSATNELAIVYLAKNLDFESAEPEESEVLQVKRIHLNEAYDWVMTGKITDAISVAAILKTKIMMEQGLI
- a CDS encoding bifunctional phosphoglucose/phosphomannose isomerase, whose product is MKKLVENFPNQLREAFDIANGAKLSPKNNIQNVIITGLGGSGIGGTIISELVSDNCPVPVTINKDYFLPAFTGPNTLVIISSYSGNTEETLQAMEQAIAKKAQVVCVTSGGKVAELASKNNFDVITIPGGNPPRSCIGYSLVQLIKIFTFYKLAPESLLNEVKGCVTLLEKEKTHITQEALHIAKELNNKLPIIYSLGGSEGVCVRFRQQINENSKMLCWHHVFPEMNHNELVGWTSKNDALKVITFHTSFDYARTKKRYEVCKPVFEKYSSGVIDVMAKGQNKLEQFIYLINIGDWISVYIAEIKNIDAVEVNIINHLKNELSKF
- the lipB gene encoding lipoyl(octanoyl) transferase LipB, giving the protein MSKNKEVIFSDLGLMDYKACWDYQESLFNTTIEQKIYNRNNNTSIPTKNYLLFVEHPHVYTLGKSGDAAHLLINDEALKQKQATYYKINRGGDITYHGPGQLVGYPILDLDNFFTDIHQYLRLLEETIILTIAEYGVKGERSKGETGVWIDVNDPLKARKICAFGVRCSRWVTMHGWGFNVNANLDYFNNIVPCGIQNKAVTSLHKELGVEKVNLDEVKQKLKKHFTALFECNIVEEPIVLP